In a genomic window of Halobiforma lacisalsi AJ5:
- a CDS encoding alkaline phosphatase D family protein: MTERNSAAQHAATSNRRGFLERVATAGIASGIAAVLGERSVAQRVTAKPATDRDPFEFDPENDPDETFPQSIASGGPTSNGVILWTRIDPAAYEPSEPLAFEIATDEAFENVVSDGIVGAESISPEHDYTVNLDLDGELESNGRYHYRFVYDGVASRTGRCRTLPATGADLDSLSLAVLTCQDYQNGYYGAYAHLAESDVDFLVHMGDFIYESADGQYTSPTADVYDGREIELPSGSPLAETLDDFRHLYTVYRADPLLQRGLEQHTLIAGWDDHEIGNNWWWDDEQDAPRLPEKDRGDDPEFTIDVAANGIQAWIEYMPCRVEYDPDATELHEQLQLWRSIEFGDLATLVRTDERLYRDGPPCGEQRITCDNEDAPNRTMLGDEQREWFLETVTTDDARWTVWANEVLTTPITAGKGYWQTEFIHDSWDGFQAERETLMTTIADADVRNFVTLSGDLHCSIAGYQRTTYNEWWWVDSDPVGVELMTPSITSVNAADVVDFPGDVDDDAVAGLVRSSNPHMEFVNWHKHGYAVVEFTRDDCTYTVYEVDKTVDSEAAAKRQIAAYRIPDGKIDLEELDVRADANYIDVDSEGKAVTVNGTGETGVEATNESETAPDPPTGEGWRDDP; the protein is encoded by the coding sequence ATGACAGAACGAAACAGTGCGGCCCAGCACGCAGCGACGTCGAACAGACGCGGCTTTCTCGAACGGGTAGCGACGGCCGGTATCGCAAGTGGGATCGCAGCGGTCCTCGGCGAGCGGTCCGTCGCTCAGCGAGTGACTGCGAAACCAGCTACGGACCGCGATCCGTTCGAGTTCGATCCGGAGAACGATCCGGACGAGACGTTTCCGCAGTCGATCGCCAGCGGTGGCCCGACGTCGAACGGCGTCATCCTCTGGACGCGCATCGATCCCGCGGCGTACGAGCCGTCAGAGCCGCTGGCGTTCGAAATTGCGACCGACGAGGCGTTCGAGAACGTCGTCTCCGACGGTATCGTCGGCGCCGAGTCGATATCCCCCGAGCACGATTACACCGTCAACCTCGATCTCGACGGCGAACTCGAGTCTAACGGCCGGTATCACTACCGGTTCGTCTACGACGGGGTTGCGAGTCGGACGGGGCGCTGTCGGACGCTTCCGGCAACGGGAGCCGATCTGGACTCGCTGTCGCTCGCCGTACTCACCTGTCAGGATTACCAGAACGGCTACTACGGCGCGTACGCTCACCTCGCGGAGTCAGATGTCGACTTCCTGGTTCACATGGGCGATTTCATCTACGAGTCGGCCGACGGCCAGTACACGTCGCCGACGGCGGACGTGTACGACGGTCGGGAAATCGAGTTACCGAGCGGGAGCCCGCTCGCCGAAACGCTCGACGATTTCCGGCACCTCTATACCGTCTACCGAGCGGATCCCCTGCTGCAGCGCGGGCTTGAGCAGCACACGCTGATCGCCGGCTGGGACGACCACGAAATCGGGAACAACTGGTGGTGGGACGACGAACAGGACGCGCCGCGACTGCCGGAGAAAGACCGCGGCGACGACCCCGAGTTTACGATCGACGTCGCTGCGAACGGCATTCAGGCCTGGATCGAGTATATGCCGTGTCGCGTCGAGTACGATCCCGACGCCACGGAACTCCACGAACAACTGCAGCTCTGGCGATCGATCGAGTTCGGCGATCTCGCGACACTCGTTCGGACGGACGAACGCCTCTACCGTGACGGCCCACCGTGTGGCGAGCAGCGGATCACGTGCGACAACGAGGACGCTCCGAACAGAACGATGCTCGGGGACGAACAGCGCGAGTGGTTCCTCGAGACGGTGACGACCGACGACGCTCGCTGGACTGTGTGGGCCAACGAGGTGCTGACGACGCCGATCACGGCCGGAAAAGGCTACTGGCAGACCGAATTCATCCACGACTCGTGGGACGGTTTCCAGGCCGAGCGCGAAACACTGATGACCACGATCGCGGACGCCGACGTCCGGAACTTCGTCACTCTCTCGGGAGATCTTCACTGTTCGATCGCCGGCTATCAGCGAACGACGTACAACGAGTGGTGGTGGGTCGACTCAGACCCCGTCGGAGTCGAACTCATGACGCCGTCGATTACGAGCGTCAACGCGGCGGACGTCGTGGATTTCCCCGGCGACGTCGACGACGATGCCGTGGCGGGTCTCGTCCGGTCGAGCAATCCCCACATGGAGTTCGTCAACTGGCACAAGCACGGGTACGCGGTCGTCGAGTTCACTCGTGACGACTGCACGTACACCGTCTACGAGGTCGACAAAACGGTCGATAGCGAGGCCGCAGCAAAACGACAGATCGCGGCCTATCGGATCCCCGACGGGAAGATCGACCTCGAGGAACTCGACGTCCGGGCGGACGCGAACTACATCGACGTCGACTCGGAAGGGAAGGCAGTCACGGTCAACGGAACGGGGGAAACGGGAGTCGAAGCCACGAACGAATCGGAGACGGCACCCGATCCTCCCACGGGCGAAGGCTGGCGGGACGACCCGTAA
- a CDS encoding YihY/virulence factor BrkB family protein: MLDHSSGLEFATRTVRIARTQQLTLLAAGVAFYGFVSLVPLALLGIGIAASIGGEALAMRLTTAANDVLTPAAQELLAETVLDETGRRSATVVGALGLLWGGTRALRGLDRAFSAIYGTVATKSLLDTFWDSTIAFLAISIGLAAVGALEVLIRLVPVFRIPIFGHAFVVLGLVAAFFPLYVLFPGADVGYREALPGTLFAAIGWFVLSRTFSLYAGLAGEYTVYGALGAVFFVLVWLYVGALLLILGAIGNAVLADREVDRQLQSPGARQVSTGAMTDDATGADDGTAEDAGSGNGTNGVDGEDREDIGVDADRGAATTGTGTGTATGTATATARTRDRSADAAALREEIERLRDRVDSFESDVESRTVEKSSLEGELKRYVRRRIRRGHARDWGPYLVLLYGTAMTIAAFYFLQGGWAILAMFVVWTSTLGLYVLFVLFSAGLSLLGVPGRLRDRVGDWRS, translated from the coding sequence GTGCTCGATCACAGTTCGGGGCTCGAGTTCGCGACCCGTACCGTCCGGATCGCGCGCACCCAGCAGCTAACCCTGCTGGCCGCGGGGGTCGCGTTCTACGGGTTCGTTTCGCTGGTACCGCTCGCGCTGCTCGGGATCGGGATCGCCGCTTCGATCGGGGGTGAGGCGCTCGCGATGCGACTCACGACGGCCGCAAACGACGTGCTCACTCCGGCAGCCCAGGAGCTACTGGCCGAGACGGTCCTCGACGAGACAGGCCGGCGCAGCGCGACCGTCGTCGGCGCACTCGGCCTGCTGTGGGGTGGTACCCGCGCGCTCCGTGGACTCGACCGCGCGTTCTCGGCGATCTACGGGACGGTGGCCACGAAGTCGCTGCTGGATACGTTCTGGGACTCGACGATCGCCTTCCTCGCGATCTCGATCGGACTCGCGGCGGTCGGCGCCCTCGAGGTGTTGATCCGCCTCGTGCCGGTTTTCCGGATCCCCATCTTCGGTCACGCGTTCGTAGTGCTCGGGCTTGTCGCGGCGTTCTTTCCGCTGTACGTGCTCTTTCCGGGCGCGGACGTCGGGTACCGGGAGGCACTGCCGGGAACGCTGTTCGCGGCGATCGGCTGGTTCGTACTGAGCCGGACGTTCTCGCTGTACGCCGGCCTCGCGGGGGAGTACACGGTGTACGGCGCGCTCGGGGCCGTCTTCTTCGTGCTCGTCTGGCTGTACGTCGGCGCACTTCTCCTGATCCTCGGGGCGATCGGCAACGCCGTGCTCGCCGACCGTGAAGTGGATCGGCAGCTACAAAGTCCCGGCGCTCGACAGGTTTCAACAGGAGCGATGACCGACGACGCCACGGGTGCGGACGACGGGACCGCGGAGGACGCCGGTAGCGGGAACGGGACGAACGGTGTCGACGGTGAGGACCGCGAGGATATCGGCGTCGATGCCGATCGTGGCGCCGCGACGACCGGCACAGGTACGGGTACGGCTACGGGTACGGCCACGGCCACCGCCCGAACCCGGGACCGGTCGGCCGACGCCGCGGCGCTTCGAGAGGAGATCGAACGGCTCCGGGACCGCGTCGACTCGTTCGAGTCCGACGTCGAGTCCCGCACCGTCGAGAAGTCCTCGCTCGAGGGCGAACTCAAACGCTACGTTCGCCGCCGGATTCGCCGGGGCCACGCCCGCGACTGGGGGCCGTACCTCGTCTTGCTGTACGGCACGGCGATGACCATCGCGGCGTTTTACTTCCTCCAGGGTGGGTGGGCGATCCTGGCGATGTTCGTCGTCTGGACCTCCACGCTGGGGCTCTACGTCCTGTTCGTGTTGTTCAGCGCGGGGCTGTCCCTGCTTGGCGTCCCCGGCCGTCTGCGGGATCGCGTCGGCGACTGGCGGTCCTGA
- the lrp gene encoding HTH-type transcriptional regulator Lrp, which produces MTYENLDAKLVNALLGDGRASLRSLAEELDVSVTTVSNHLSDLEEEGVIEGYTPRLDYDAVGYDVTAVIQLQVEGNALPDITDTLRDHRQMISVYEVTGDYDVIAIGKFKDTDGMNDQIKELLTDPDIKASNTSVVLNAVSENEQFELDVEDT; this is translated from the coding sequence ATGACGTACGAAAATCTCGATGCGAAACTAGTGAATGCACTTCTCGGCGACGGCCGTGCGAGCCTTCGTAGCCTCGCCGAGGAGCTGGACGTCTCCGTCACCACCGTCTCCAACCACCTCTCGGATCTCGAGGAGGAGGGCGTCATCGAGGGATATACGCCGCGACTCGACTACGACGCCGTCGGTTACGACGTCACCGCCGTCATCCAGTTGCAGGTCGAGGGGAACGCGCTCCCGGACATCACGGACACACTGCGCGATCACCGCCAGATGATCTCGGTGTACGAGGTCACCGGCGACTACGACGTGATCGCGATCGGGAAGTTCAAAGATACGGATGGGATGAACGACCAGATCAAGGAACTCCTGACTGATCCGGACATCAAGGCCTCGAACACGAGCGTCGTCCTCAACGCCGTCAGCGAGAACGAGCAGTTCGAACTCGACGTCGAGGACACCTGA
- a CDS encoding NAD-dependent epimerase/dehydratase family protein yields the protein MTLADRCVLVTGGAGFIGSHLVERLLAEGSDVTVVDDCSNGDADRVPDGAAFVEADLTEPDALEGVLEDVDLVFHLAASKHVDTDRPHGQFDDNTRMTRNLLEAMADAGVTDLAYTSSSTVYGEAPRPTPEDYAPLEPISAYGASKLADEGLLSARTHSHDLTVWTFRFANVVGPRLRGAVIPDFIEKLEEDPGTLTILGDGRQEKSYLHVEDCLDAMLHAIEHADDATNTFNLGTRTTTSVDRIAAIVADEMDLDPDFEYTGGDRGWTGDVPKMRLSIEKLSALGWEPTLSSDEAVRRATREILSELR from the coding sequence ATGACTCTCGCGGATCGATGCGTACTCGTGACGGGCGGTGCCGGGTTCATCGGCTCTCACCTCGTCGAGCGACTGCTGGCTGAGGGCAGCGACGTAACGGTCGTCGACGACTGCTCGAACGGCGACGCCGACCGGGTCCCCGACGGGGCCGCCTTCGTCGAGGCCGACCTGACCGAACCCGACGCACTCGAGGGCGTCCTCGAGGACGTCGACCTCGTCTTCCACCTCGCGGCGTCGAAACACGTCGACACCGACCGGCCGCACGGCCAGTTCGACGACAACACGCGGATGACCCGCAACCTCCTCGAGGCGATGGCCGACGCCGGCGTGACCGACCTCGCCTACACCTCCTCGTCGACGGTCTACGGCGAGGCTCCGCGGCCGACGCCGGAGGACTACGCGCCCCTCGAGCCGATCAGCGCCTACGGGGCGAGCAAACTCGCCGACGAGGGACTGCTCTCCGCGCGGACCCACAGCCACGACCTGACGGTCTGGACCTTCCGGTTCGCGAACGTCGTTGGCCCGCGCCTGCGGGGTGCGGTCATCCCCGATTTCATCGAGAAACTCGAGGAGGATCCCGGGACGCTGACCATCCTCGGCGACGGCCGCCAGGAGAAGTCCTACCTCCACGTCGAGGACTGTCTCGACGCGATGCTCCACGCCATCGAACACGCAGACGATGCGACGAACACGTTCAACCTGGGGACGCGCACGACCACGTCGGTCGACCGGATCGCCGCCATCGTCGCCGACGAGATGGACCTCGATCCGGACTTCGAGTACACCGGCGGCGACCGCGGCTGGACCGGCGACGTCCCGAAGATGCGCCTCTCGATCGAGAAGCTGTCGGCGCTCGGGTGGGAGCCGACGCTCTCGAGCGACGAGGCGGTGCGGCGCGCGACCCGCGAGATCCTTTCGGAACTTCGATGA
- the glnA gene encoding type I glutamate--ammonia ligase: MTSGNISAAEQAVLDEIKEKEIDFLRLQFTDILGTVKNVSVPARQAEKAFREGIYFDGSSIEGFVRIQESDMRLVPDPDTFAILPWRDREDGRSARMICDVYDTSSGEPFEGDPRYVLRRALERAEELGYTVNAAPEPEFFLFEEDEDGRATTETNDAGGYFDLAPKDLASDVRRDIIYGLEEMGFEVEASHHEVAQGQHEINFTYDDALATADNVATFRTVVRAIAAEHDYHATFMPKPIPKINGSGMHTHISLFTEDGENAFHDEDDEFDLSGTARSFLAGVLEHAPAITAVANPTVNSYKRLVPGYEAPVYVAWSDRNRSSLIRKPAARIPAASRIELRSPDPSCNPYLAIAVMIHAGLDGIENDLECPDPVRENIYEFDERKREEYGIDTLPSNLGDAVDALEDDEVVYDALGDHVAPKFVEAKRQEFEEYLVDVSQWELDRYLETF, from the coding sequence ATGACAAGCGGAAACATCAGTGCCGCCGAACAGGCGGTACTCGACGAAATCAAGGAGAAGGAGATCGATTTCCTCCGTCTGCAGTTTACCGACATTCTCGGCACCGTCAAGAACGTCTCCGTGCCGGCCCGCCAGGCCGAGAAGGCGTTCCGCGAGGGGATCTACTTCGACGGCTCGTCTATCGAGGGGTTCGTCCGCATTCAGGAATCGGACATGCGTCTGGTTCCCGACCCGGACACGTTCGCGATCCTCCCCTGGCGGGACCGCGAGGACGGCCGCTCGGCCCGGATGATCTGTGACGTCTACGATACGTCGTCCGGCGAACCGTTCGAGGGCGACCCGCGGTACGTCCTCAGACGCGCCCTCGAGCGGGCCGAGGAACTGGGGTACACGGTCAACGCCGCGCCGGAACCCGAGTTCTTCCTCTTCGAAGAGGACGAGGACGGTCGCGCGACGACCGAGACCAACGACGCCGGCGGCTACTTCGACCTCGCGCCGAAGGACCTCGCGAGCGACGTCCGCCGGGACATCATCTACGGCCTCGAGGAGATGGGCTTCGAGGTCGAGGCCAGTCACCACGAGGTCGCCCAGGGCCAACACGAGATCAACTTCACGTACGACGACGCGCTGGCGACCGCGGACAACGTCGCCACCTTCCGCACCGTCGTCCGCGCAATCGCCGCCGAACACGACTACCACGCGACGTTCATGCCCAAGCCGATCCCGAAGATCAACGGCTCGGGGATGCACACGCACATCTCGCTGTTCACCGAGGACGGCGAGAACGCGTTCCACGACGAGGACGACGAGTTCGACCTCTCGGGGACCGCCCGCTCGTTCCTCGCGGGCGTCCTCGAGCACGCGCCGGCGATTACGGCGGTCGCGAACCCAACCGTGAACAGCTACAAGCGCCTGGTCCCCGGCTACGAGGCCCCGGTGTACGTCGCCTGGTCCGACCGCAACCGCTCGTCGCTGATCCGCAAGCCCGCCGCGCGCATCCCCGCGGCGAGCCGAATCGAACTGCGCTCGCCGGACCCATCGTGTAACCCCTATCTCGCCATCGCCGTCATGATCCACGCCGGCCTCGACGGCATCGAGAACGACCTCGAGTGTCCGGATCCCGTCCGCGAGAACATCTACGAGTTCGACGAACGGAAACGCGAGGAGTACGGCATCGACACGCTGCCCTCGAACCTCGGGGATGCCGTCGACGCCCTCGAGGACGACGAGGTAGTCTACGACGCGCTGGGCGACCACGTCGCGCCGAAGTTCGTCGAGGCCAAGCGCCAGGAGTTCGAGGAGTACCTGGTCGACGTCTCCCAGTGGGAACTCGACCGCTACCTCGAGACGTTCTGA
- a CDS encoding ABC transporter ATP-binding protein, with product MSATDDETPFDAYREDVERPLTRLFHEYAPGRLGYFTVGMVANFLARMASLVPPILLGAAIDAIFTGESETLELPLVPAAWLPAGELPQFWFAVGAVAIAFLATAVFTWIYGVTANLFAHSVMHTVRVDSFRKMQRLDMSFFDEKQTGEVMAVLNNDTQNLERFLDNALMNSARLVVMVGGIAAVLFYLNWQLAVVTLFAVPAMVGFTIWFMRAVEPRYVRQRSAVGRLNTRLENAIAGMGLTKTTSSEAYEADRVSDSSMNMFERTMDVLKLSYFYRPGMELLAGVSFVATFLVGGLWLTTGTAPGPFTGTLSVGDFVVFLTLTQRIVDPLAEVSNIVDQYENAKASSERIFGLMDIPVHVDDPEDPVDLEPVAGRVTYEGVSFGYADRLRATDDRAFEEPVIEDVSFEAEPGETVALVGPTGAGKSTLLKLLLRLYDVQEGSVRIDGHDVRDVALTDLRSAVGYVSQDTFLFDGTIADNIRYGQFDASDEAVREAAKAAQAHEFVTDLEDGYETRVGERGVKLSGGQRQRIALARTVLADPEVLILDEATSAVDTKTELLIQRSIDRLTEDRTTLAIAHRLSTVKDADTILVMADGEIVERGTHEELLEGDGRYATLWRAQAGDRESAAERLVGDD from the coding sequence GTGAGTGCCACTGACGACGAGACGCCGTTCGACGCCTACCGTGAGGACGTCGAGCGACCGCTAACGAGGTTGTTCCACGAGTACGCGCCCGGCCGGCTGGGCTACTTCACCGTCGGGATGGTCGCGAACTTCCTCGCCCGGATGGCGAGTCTCGTCCCGCCGATACTGCTGGGGGCCGCCATCGACGCGATCTTCACCGGGGAGTCGGAGACGCTCGAGTTGCCGCTCGTTCCCGCGGCCTGGCTGCCGGCCGGCGAACTCCCGCAGTTCTGGTTCGCGGTCGGGGCAGTCGCTATCGCGTTCCTCGCGACAGCCGTTTTCACGTGGATCTACGGGGTCACGGCCAACCTGTTCGCCCACAGCGTGATGCACACCGTCCGCGTCGACTCCTTCCGGAAGATGCAGCGGCTGGACATGTCCTTCTTCGACGAGAAACAGACCGGGGAGGTCATGGCCGTCCTCAACAACGACACGCAGAACCTGGAGCGATTCCTGGACAACGCCCTGATGAACTCCGCGCGACTCGTCGTGATGGTCGGCGGAATCGCGGCCGTCCTCTTCTACCTGAACTGGCAACTCGCCGTCGTCACGCTGTTTGCGGTGCCGGCGATGGTCGGCTTTACGATCTGGTTCATGCGCGCCGTCGAACCGCGGTACGTCCGTCAGCGCTCCGCCGTCGGCCGGCTCAACACCCGCCTCGAGAACGCCATCGCCGGGATGGGGTTGACGAAGACCACCTCGAGCGAGGCGTACGAGGCCGACCGGGTCAGCGACTCCTCGATGAACATGTTCGAGCGGACGATGGATGTGCTCAAACTGAGTTACTTCTACCGGCCCGGGATGGAGCTGCTCGCCGGCGTCTCCTTCGTCGCGACCTTCCTCGTCGGCGGGCTCTGGCTCACGACGGGAACCGCGCCGGGGCCGTTCACCGGCACGCTGTCGGTCGGGGACTTCGTCGTCTTCCTGACGCTGACCCAGCGCATCGTCGACCCGCTCGCGGAGGTCTCGAACATCGTCGACCAGTACGAGAACGCCAAGGCCTCGAGCGAACGGATCTTCGGCCTGATGGACATCCCGGTCCACGTCGACGACCCCGAGGACCCGGTCGACCTCGAGCCGGTCGCGGGGCGGGTCACCTACGAGGGCGTCTCGTTCGGCTACGCCGACAGGCTGCGGGCGACGGACGACAGGGCGTTCGAGGAACCCGTCATCGAGGACGTCTCCTTCGAGGCCGAGCCCGGAGAAACGGTCGCACTGGTCGGCCCGACGGGCGCGGGCAAGTCGACGCTCCTGAAACTCCTCCTGCGCCTGTACGACGTGCAGGAGGGGTCGGTACGGATCGACGGCCACGACGTCCGGGACGTCGCGCTGACCGACCTCCGCTCGGCCGTCGGCTACGTCAGCCAGGACACGTTCCTCTTCGACGGGACGATCGCCGACAACATTCGGTACGGGCAGTTCGACGCCTCCGACGAGGCCGTCCGCGAGGCCGCGAAGGCGGCACAGGCCCACGAGTTCGTCACCGACCTCGAGGACGGCTACGAGACGCGCGTCGGCGAGCGCGGCGTCAAGCTCTCGGGCGGCCAGCGCCAGCGGATCGCGCTCGCCCGAACCGTGCTGGCCGATCCGGAAGTGTTGATCCTGGACGAGGCGACGAGCGCGGTCGACACGAAGACCGAACTGCTGATCCAGCGGTCGATCGATCGGCTCACCGAGGATCGGACGACGCTCGCGATCGCTCACCGCCTGTCGACGGTCAAGGACGCCGATACGATCCTCGTGATGGCCGACGGCGAGATCGTCGAACGCGGCACGCACGAGGAGCTACTCGAGGGAGACGGCAGATACGCGACGTTGTGGCGCGCCCAGGCCGGCGACCGCGAGTCGGCGGCCGAACGACTCGTCGGCGATGATTGA
- a CDS encoding extracellular solute-binding protein, whose protein sequence is MSRDRDATDRRTFLAGSAALGAAGLAGCTGLIGGDDGEEESTVFGQIGSGRADRPEPEGTKIEDLPDLEGELHVYSGRGEFLVGTLLDDLEEYYEDFTIEPRYGNSSELVNQIAEEGDGTPADVFYTVDAAALGALADEGRSRELSDDVLEMVREEFRTDYWIGTSGRARTIPYNTDALSEDDMPDDIQAYTDFDGDLGWAPSYGSCQGFVTAMRLLEGEETTREWLEGITESGITAYNDEFAVCQAIADGEIDAGFTNHYYIQRVLDGSPDAPIATSFTEGDAGAVFDVAGAAVTDAADDPELAENFVRHLLSAQAQEYFATETFEYPLIPDVEPVGELPTIDELDVPDLDLSRLSELEPTIDLMREVGIDT, encoded by the coding sequence ATGAGTAGAGATCGTGACGCGACGGATCGGCGGACGTTCCTCGCCGGCTCGGCCGCGCTCGGTGCGGCAGGGTTGGCCGGGTGTACCGGCCTCATCGGCGGCGACGACGGAGAGGAAGAGTCGACGGTCTTCGGCCAGATCGGCTCCGGCCGCGCGGACCGGCCCGAACCCGAAGGGACGAAGATCGAGGACTTGCCCGACCTCGAGGGCGAACTCCACGTCTACTCCGGGCGCGGCGAGTTCCTCGTCGGCACGCTGCTCGACGACCTCGAGGAGTATTACGAGGACTTCACGATCGAGCCCCGCTACGGCAACTCCTCCGAACTGGTCAACCAGATCGCCGAGGAGGGTGACGGGACGCCCGCCGACGTCTTCTACACCGTCGACGCGGCCGCGCTCGGCGCGCTGGCCGACGAGGGCCGGTCCCGGGAACTGTCCGACGACGTCCTCGAGATGGTCCGCGAGGAGTTCCGGACCGACTACTGGATCGGTACCTCCGGGCGTGCGCGGACGATTCCGTACAACACCGACGCCCTCTCCGAGGACGACATGCCCGACGACATCCAGGCGTACACCGACTTCGACGGCGACCTCGGCTGGGCGCCGTCCTACGGCTCCTGTCAGGGGTTCGTCACCGCGATGCGGCTGCTCGAGGGCGAGGAGACCACCCGCGAGTGGCTCGAGGGCATCACCGAGTCGGGTATCACCGCCTACAACGACGAGTTCGCGGTCTGTCAGGCGATCGCCGACGGCGAGATCGACGCTGGCTTCACGAACCACTACTACATCCAGCGCGTTCTCGACGGCTCGCCGGACGCCCCCATCGCCACTTCGTTCACCGAGGGTGACGCCGGCGCTGTCTTCGACGTCGCCGGCGCGGCCGTCACCGACGCCGCCGACGATCCCGAACTCGCCGAGAACTTCGTCCGCCACCTCCTCTCGGCCCAGGCCCAGGAGTACTTCGCCACCGAGACCTTCGAGTACCCGCTGATCCCCGACGTCGAACCGGTGGGCGAACTGCCGACGATCGACGAACTCGACGTGCCGGACCTCGACCTCTCGCGGCTGTCGGAACTCGAGCCGACGATCGACCTCATGCGAGAGGTCGGTATCGACACCTGA
- the thsB gene encoding thermosome subunit beta, with the protein MQQGQPMIVMSEDSQRVKDKDAQDYNISAARAVAEAVRSTLGPKGMDKMLVDSMGSVTITNDGVTILEEMDIDNPTAEMIVEVAETQEDEAGDGTTTAVAIAGELLKNAEDLLEQDIHPTAIIKGFHLASEQAREEIDDIATDIDTSDENLLRKTAETSMTGKGAEVNKEHLSQLIVDAVRTVTVENDEGENVVDLEFLNIETQTGRSVDESDLLEGGIVDKDPVHDNMPVEAEDADVLLLNEAIEVEETDVDTEVSVTDPDQLQKFLDREEQQLREKVDRIADLGADVVFCQKGIDDLAQHYLAKEGILAVRRAKKSDLEFLSEVVDAAIVSDLESADADDLGHGDVTRDEEDELFYVEGEDAHGVTLLLRGSTDHVVDELERGVNDALDVVAQTVSDGRVLAGGGAIEVELASRLRDFADSVSGREQLAVEAFADSLELVPRVLAENAGLDSIDTLVDLRAAHEDGDVKAGLNVFSSDIEDTFEAGVVEPAHAKEQAVSSASEAANLVLKIDDIISAGDLSTDKGDDEGGAPGAGGMGGGMGGGMGGMM; encoded by the coding sequence ATGCAGCAGGGACAGCCGATGATCGTGATGAGCGAGGACTCCCAGCGCGTCAAGGACAAGGACGCGCAGGACTACAACATCTCGGCGGCGCGAGCGGTCGCCGAGGCCGTCCGCTCGACGCTCGGTCCGAAAGGGATGGACAAGATGCTCGTCGACTCGATGGGATCGGTGACGATCACCAACGACGGCGTCACCATCCTCGAGGAGATGGACATCGACAACCCGACGGCCGAGATGATCGTCGAGGTCGCCGAAACCCAGGAGGACGAGGCGGGTGACGGCACCACGACGGCCGTCGCGATCGCCGGCGAACTGCTGAAAAACGCCGAGGACCTCCTCGAGCAGGACATCCACCCGACGGCGATCATCAAGGGCTTCCACCTCGCTTCCGAGCAGGCCCGCGAGGAGATCGACGACATCGCCACCGACATCGACACCAGCGACGAGAACCTCCTGCGTAAGACCGCCGAGACCTCGATGACCGGCAAGGGCGCCGAGGTCAACAAAGAGCACCTCTCGCAGCTGATCGTCGACGCCGTCCGCACGGTCACCGTCGAGAACGACGAGGGCGAGAACGTCGTCGACCTCGAGTTCCTCAACATCGAGACCCAGACGGGCCGCAGCGTCGACGAATCCGACCTCCTCGAGGGCGGCATCGTCGACAAGGACCCCGTCCACGACAACATGCCCGTCGAGGCCGAGGACGCCGACGTCCTGCTGCTGAACGAGGCCATCGAGGTCGAGGAGACCGACGTAGACACCGAAGTCTCCGTTACGGACCCCGACCAGCTCCAGAAGTTCCTCGACCGCGAGGAACAGCAGCTCCGCGAGAAGGTCGATCGCATCGCCGACCTCGGGGCCGACGTCGTCTTCTGCCAGAAGGGCATCGACGACCTGGCTCAGCACTACCTCGCCAAGGAGGGCATCCTCGCCGTCCGCCGCGCCAAGAAGTCCGACCTCGAGTTCCTCTCGGAGGTCGTCGACGCGGCGATCGTCTCCGACCTCGAAAGCGCCGACGCCGACGACCTCGGCCACGGCGACGTCACCCGCGACGAGGAAGACGAGCTGTTCTACGTCGAAGGCGAGGACGCCCACGGCGTCACCCTCCTGCTGCGTGGCTCGACCGACCACGTCGTCGACGAACTCGAGCGCGGCGTCAACGACGCGCTCGACGTCGTCGCCCAGACCGTCTCCGACGGCCGCGTCCTCGCGGGCGGCGGCGCGATCGAGGTCGAACTCGCCTCGCGACTCCGTGACTTCGCCGACTCCGTCTCCGGCCGCGAACAGCTGGCCGTCGAGGCCTTCGCCGACTCGCTCGAGCTCGTCCCGCGCGTGCTCGCCGAGAACGCCGGCCTCGACTCCATCGACACGCTCGTCGACCTCCGCGCCGCCCACGAGGACGGCGACGTCAAGGCCGGCCTGAACGTCTTCTCGAGCGACATCGAGGACACCTTCGAGGCCGGCGTCGTCGAGCCGGCCCACGCCAAGGAACAGGCCGTCAGCTCCGCCTCCGAGGCCGCGAACCTCGTCCTCAAGATCGACGACATCATCTCCGCCGGCGACCTCTCGACCGACAAGGGCGACGACGAAGGCGGCGCCCCCGGTGCCGGCGGCATGGGCGGCGGCATGGGCGGCGGCATGGGCGGCATGATGTAG